A section of the Methanosarcina mazei S-6 genome encodes:
- a CDS encoding ABC transporter substrate-binding protein produces MNRSFKLILIIFMLLAVIGASACIGEEKEGTAKGSVSGEGSQGLVVGIGTDVSNWYLNTFASGDARFVWSQVYETLVRLDSDLNIIPGLAESWETPDEGKTWIFHLRENVTFHDGTPLNADSVVFSYSNQSYVRQAVLKPVQSVEAVDEYTVKFVLAKPMPLPYYLTHIAWPVMGPGCVDSEGNFVKPVGTGPFMFESQKKDQEVVLTRNEAYWGEKSLLDKVTFKVIPEAATRVIALETGEVDMIIKVPEYDVKRLEAKDGIQIHRKLTTFTDFLQFNCDNSPFNDTRVRQSVAYAVDTETLVNEVLEGIGEPAGGRPYSPVMMYSDPELKTYAQDLEKAKALLEEAGWKDSDGDGIRDRDGKPLHVTLVVSKGVWAPRHNPMAQVVQGTLRETGMDVEIQVLDDGAISKLESTGDFGMILRSGYFVWGPYPKHFFIHHSASPNSHYHNETYDELVDAADRTVDAKEQEELYHSLQAFVIEEVPAYYLVHEEKVIATGPSVKGYTISSEDPWLNLSGVYLERK; encoded by the coding sequence ATGAATCGAAGTTTCAAGTTGATTCTGATAATCTTTATGCTGCTTGCCGTAATCGGAGCAAGTGCCTGCATAGGAGAAGAAAAGGAAGGGACTGCAAAAGGTTCGGTTTCCGGAGAAGGCTCCCAGGGACTTGTCGTGGGCATAGGTACGGATGTCAGCAACTGGTACCTTAACACGTTTGCATCCGGTGACGCACGTTTTGTCTGGTCTCAGGTTTATGAAACCCTTGTAAGGCTTGATTCGGATCTGAATATCATTCCGGGTCTTGCCGAATCCTGGGAAACTCCTGATGAAGGCAAGACCTGGATCTTCCACCTTCGCGAAAATGTCACTTTCCACGACGGTACCCCTTTAAATGCGGATTCGGTTGTGTTCTCTTATTCCAACCAGTCCTATGTAAGGCAGGCTGTCTTAAAGCCTGTACAGAGCGTGGAAGCCGTTGACGAGTATACCGTGAAATTTGTCCTGGCAAAACCCATGCCATTGCCTTATTACCTGACCCATATAGCCTGGCCTGTAATGGGACCCGGCTGCGTTGACTCCGAAGGGAACTTTGTTAAACCCGTAGGTACCGGGCCTTTTATGTTTGAATCTCAGAAAAAAGACCAGGAAGTGGTGCTCACAAGAAACGAGGCATACTGGGGAGAAAAATCGCTTCTTGATAAGGTCACTTTCAAGGTAATTCCTGAAGCCGCTACCAGGGTTATCGCCCTTGAGACCGGGGAAGTGGACATGATAATCAAGGTCCCTGAGTATGATGTTAAAAGGCTTGAAGCCAAAGATGGGATCCAGATCCATAGAAAACTCACGACCTTTACGGACTTCCTCCAGTTTAACTGCGACAATTCCCCCTTCAATGATACGAGGGTGCGCCAGAGCGTTGCTTATGCTGTCGATACTGAAACCCTTGTAAACGAAGTGCTTGAAGGCATTGGTGAACCTGCAGGCGGAAGACCCTATTCTCCTGTAATGATGTACTCTGACCCTGAGCTAAAGACATATGCACAGGACCTTGAGAAAGCAAAAGCTCTTCTTGAAGAAGCAGGGTGGAAAGACTCTGACGGGGATGGAATAAGGGACAGAGACGGGAAGCCTCTTCATGTGACTCTGGTAGTGAGCAAAGGAGTCTGGGCACCCAGGCATAATCCCATGGCTCAGGTTGTGCAGGGAACTCTCAGAGAAACTGGCATGGATGTGGAAATCCAGGTGCTTGACGATGGAGCTATAAGCAAACTCGAAAGCACAGGGGACTTCGGCATGATACTGAGAAGCGGATATTTCGTCTGGGGCCCTTACCCGAAGCATTTCTTTATTCACCATTCGGCAAGCCCAAATTCGCATTACCACAATGAGACCTACGACGAGCTCGTAGATGCAGCCGATAGGACTGTTGATGCAAAGGAGCAGGAAGAACTCTATCATTCCCTGCAGGCTTTTGTGATTGAAGAAGTCCCGGCTTATTACCTTGTGCATGAAGAAAAGGTCATTGCAACCGGTCCGTCCGTAAAAGGCTATACCATAAGTTCCGAAGACCCCTGGCTGAACCTTTCGGGGGTCTATCTGGAAAGGAAGTGA